A window from Methylocystis sp. MJC1 encodes these proteins:
- a CDS encoding DUF262 domain-containing protein has protein sequence MKISTILDHIDSGHMALPEFQRGYVWNRDQVRGLFDSIYKRHPIGGLLVWATESKTAAHRGDGKLAAGIVKMLLDGQQRMTSLYGVARGRPPKFFDGNAQAFTGLQFHLGTETFAFYQPLKMQGDPLWIDVTELIGKGTAGLSGYVTRLSADPALAPMIGDYVARLSHLLGVLDVTLHVEEITGTDKTLDVVVDIFNKVNSGGTKLSNGDLALAKICADWPEARDAMKGKLKEWSKADYHFNLDWMLRSMNTVLTGEAKFQFLHDKSAEEIQDALKRATKHIDTCLNLIGGRLGLDHDQVFFGRFGVPVMVRYLDQRKGPMDEKERDKLLFWFVQSGMWGRFSGSTESYIDQDLAALEGLDGGLEKLLEQLRLWHGGLRVEAGHFTGWSLGARFYPVLYMLTRMGEARDWGTGLALKASLLGKMSSLEVHHIFPKAQLYKRKYSKPQVNALANFCFLTKDTNLNISDRLPEEYFPEIEKRHPGALASQWIPADASLWKIEHFPEFLEARQALLAAEVNRRMEELLHGDTRWLTGASKPIASASATIGAITSEAEEEELEALDDWIETHNLPRGAISFELIDQATGEQRAVLDLAWPTGLQEELTQPVAVLLNEGAETIAAASQAGFRCFTNIDDFKAYVKAEILVQELQT, from the coding sequence ATGAAAATTTCCACCATCCTCGATCACATTGACAGCGGCCATATGGCCCTACCTGAATTCCAACGCGGCTATGTCTGGAACCGCGATCAGGTTCGCGGTCTCTTTGACTCGATTTACAAGCGCCATCCGATCGGCGGCTTGCTCGTTTGGGCTACCGAGTCCAAGACGGCGGCACACCGTGGGGACGGCAAGCTAGCAGCGGGCATCGTGAAGATGCTGCTCGATGGCCAGCAACGGATGACCTCACTGTATGGCGTAGCGCGCGGCCGTCCTCCCAAATTTTTCGATGGCAATGCGCAAGCGTTCACGGGCCTGCAGTTCCATCTGGGTACGGAGACTTTCGCTTTCTATCAGCCTTTAAAGATGCAAGGCGACCCGCTTTGGATCGATGTTACCGAGCTGATAGGGAAAGGCACGGCAGGCCTGAGCGGATATGTGACGCGTCTTAGCGCGGACCCTGCCTTGGCCCCAATGATCGGCGACTATGTTGCCCGCCTCAGCCACCTTTTGGGCGTCCTCGATGTAACGCTACATGTCGAGGAAATCACCGGCACTGACAAAACCCTCGATGTCGTGGTGGATATATTCAACAAGGTCAATAGCGGCGGCACCAAGCTCTCAAACGGCGATCTCGCCCTAGCGAAAATTTGTGCCGATTGGCCTGAGGCACGTGACGCCATGAAGGGCAAGCTCAAGGAATGGAGTAAGGCCGACTATCATTTCAACCTGGATTGGATGCTTCGCTCGATGAATACAGTTCTGACCGGCGAAGCTAAATTCCAGTTCCTTCATGACAAGAGCGCCGAGGAGATTCAAGACGCTCTCAAGCGCGCCACCAAACACATCGATACCTGCCTCAATCTGATCGGCGGACGTCTCGGCCTCGATCACGATCAAGTGTTTTTCGGCCGTTTTGGTGTGCCGGTAATGGTTCGTTACCTCGATCAGCGCAAAGGCCCGATGGACGAAAAGGAACGGGACAAGCTCCTGTTCTGGTTTGTCCAATCGGGCATGTGGGGACGTTTTTCCGGGTCGACTGAAAGCTATATCGATCAGGACTTGGCTGCGCTTGAAGGCCTTGATGGTGGTCTTGAAAAACTCCTTGAGCAATTGCGTCTGTGGCACGGCGGCCTCCGTGTCGAGGCTGGACACTTTACCGGCTGGAGCCTCGGCGCGCGTTTTTATCCAGTCCTCTACATGCTTACCCGCATGGGCGAAGCCCGCGATTGGGGAACAGGCCTAGCGTTGAAGGCAAGCCTTCTTGGCAAAATGAGCAGCCTTGAAGTGCATCATATTTTTCCGAAAGCGCAGCTCTACAAGCGCAAATATTCAAAACCGCAGGTCAACGCGCTTGCGAATTTCTGCTTCCTAACCAAGGACACCAACCTCAATATCAGCGATCGCCTACCCGAAGAGTATTTCCCAGAAATCGAGAAGCGCCATCCTGGCGCATTGGCCTCGCAATGGATCCCCGCCGACGCGAGCCTCTGGAAAATTGAACACTTCCCCGAATTCCTTGAAGCCCGTCAAGCTCTGCTCGCCGCTGAAGTGAACCGCCGCATGGAAGAGCTGCTCCACGGCGACACCCGCTGGTTAACCGGAGCCTCAAAGCCGATCGCATCGGCAAGCGCAACTATCGGAGCCATTACCAGCGAAGCTGAGGAAGAAGAGCTCGAAGCGTTGGATGATTGGATCGAAACGCACAACCTACCTCGCGGCGCAATTTCGTTCGAATTGATTGACCAGGCGACGGGTGAGCAGCGCGCGGTCTTAGATCTAGCGTGGCCTACCGGCTTGCAAGAGGAGTTGACGCAGCCGGTCGCGGTTCTTTTGAACGAGGGTGCGGAGACGATCGCTGCCGCCAGCCAAGCTGGCTTCCGCTGTTTCACAAACATCGATGATTTTAAGGCTTACGTGAAAGCTGAAATTCTTGTCCAGGAATTGCAAACATGA
- a CDS encoding type I restriction-modification system subunit M has protein sequence MAIKKSELYSSLWSSCDELRGGMDASQYKDYVLVLLFIKYVSDKYAGQPFAPITIPEGASFKDMVALKGKSDIGDQINKKIITPLADANKLSDMPDFADANKLGSGKEMVDRLTNLIAIFENKALDFSKNRADGDDILGDAYEYLMRHFATESGKSKGQFYTPAEVSRVIAQIIGIHEAKTSAATTVYDPTCGSGSLLLKVGHEAGTAVTLYGQEKDSATSSLARMNMILHNNPTALIVQGNTLADPKFKDGDALKSFDFVVANPPFSDKRWSTGFDPADDDYQRFESFGVPPAKQGDYAYLLHIVRSLKSTGRGACILPHGVLFRGNVEADIRRNLVRKGYIKGIIGLPANLFYGTGIPACIVVVDKAEAAARKGIYMIDASQGFMKDGPKNRLRAQDMHQIVDAFSRQLEIPKYSRMVSFAEIEKNEFNLNLPRYIDSQQEEDLQDIEAHLRGGVPQRDIDALGRYWKVCPDLRKALFKDNRPGYVDLAVDKSAIKSTIYNHPQFSAFIADMNSHFVEWRDKSAALLKDLEPGFHPKELIEELSEDLLAHYADKPLIDKYAVYQHLMDYWATVMQDDCYLISADGWKAETYRIIETDKKGKERDKGWTCDLIPKALIVARFFSKDQEEIATLTAQLEGVEAQRTELEEEHGGEEAAFAEIDKINKANVTARLKEIKGDKDAKDEAAILNEWLKLAEEEAGLKKRLKDAEAALDAKALAKYPKLAEPEIKALVVDDKWLAALDTAIHGEMDRISQALTQRIKQLAERYETTAPQLMTLVSELEEKVNCHLERMGFTWK, from the coding sequence ATGGCAATTAAAAAATCTGAACTCTATTCTTCGCTGTGGTCGAGCTGTGATGAACTCCGTGGAGGTATGGATGCGAGCCAGTATAAGGATTACGTCCTCGTCCTCCTCTTCATAAAATACGTCAGCGATAAATATGCCGGGCAGCCTTTCGCGCCGATTACTATTCCCGAAGGGGCGAGCTTTAAAGATATGGTCGCGCTCAAAGGCAAGAGCGATATCGGCGACCAAATCAATAAAAAGATCATCACCCCCCTCGCTGACGCCAATAAGCTGTCTGACATGCCGGACTTTGCCGATGCCAATAAGCTTGGCAGTGGCAAGGAAATGGTCGACCGACTCACGAACCTGATAGCTATTTTCGAGAACAAGGCGCTCGACTTTTCGAAGAATCGGGCCGACGGCGACGACATTCTGGGTGACGCCTACGAATATCTCATGCGGCATTTCGCGACTGAAAGCGGCAAGAGCAAGGGCCAATTCTACACGCCTGCCGAAGTAAGCCGCGTCATCGCACAGATCATTGGCATCCATGAAGCCAAGACCAGCGCCGCGACGACGGTTTACGATCCAACCTGCGGCTCGGGCTCGCTGCTCCTAAAAGTTGGCCACGAAGCCGGCACCGCCGTAACCCTCTATGGGCAGGAGAAAGATTCAGCGACGAGCAGTCTCGCTCGCATGAACATGATCCTCCACAACAATCCGACTGCACTGATCGTGCAGGGCAATACCCTCGCCGACCCGAAATTCAAGGATGGCGACGCTCTCAAGAGTTTTGATTTTGTCGTCGCTAATCCGCCTTTTTCGGACAAACGCTGGAGCACCGGATTTGACCCGGCCGACGACGATTACCAACGCTTTGAATCTTTCGGTGTGCCGCCGGCAAAGCAGGGCGACTACGCCTACCTACTGCATATCGTCCGGTCGCTAAAAAGCACAGGTCGCGGCGCATGCATTTTGCCGCATGGCGTCCTGTTCCGCGGCAATGTCGAAGCGGACATTCGGCGCAACCTCGTACGAAAAGGCTATATCAAGGGCATTATCGGCCTGCCGGCTAACCTCTTTTATGGAACCGGCATTCCCGCCTGCATCGTGGTGGTCGACAAAGCCGAGGCTGCTGCCCGTAAGGGCATTTACATGATTGATGCCAGCCAAGGCTTCATGAAAGACGGACCCAAAAACCGTTTGCGGGCGCAGGATATGCACCAAATCGTTGACGCCTTTTCGCGGCAGCTGGAAATTCCGAAATACAGCCGCATGGTCTCTTTTGCAGAGATCGAGAAAAACGAGTTCAATCTCAACCTGCCGCGCTATATCGATAGCCAGCAGGAAGAGGACCTCCAGGATATTGAGGCACATTTGCGCGGCGGCGTTCCGCAGCGCGACATCGATGCGCTGGGTCGCTACTGGAAGGTTTGTCCCGATCTTCGCAAGGCTCTCTTCAAGGACAATCGCCCCGGCTATGTTGACCTTGCGGTCGACAAATCCGCGATCAAATCCACGATTTACAACCATCCACAATTCAGCGCCTTCATCGCGGATATGAACTCGCACTTTGTCGAATGGCGAGACAAGAGCGCGGCGCTCCTCAAAGATTTAGAGCCTGGCTTCCACCCGAAAGAGCTGATCGAGGAACTCTCCGAGGATTTGCTGGCGCACTACGCTGACAAGCCACTTATCGACAAATACGCGGTCTACCAGCATCTCATGGATTACTGGGCCACGGTGATGCAGGACGACTGCTATCTGATTTCCGCCGACGGTTGGAAAGCCGAGACCTACCGGATTATCGAGACCGATAAGAAGGGCAAGGAAAGGGACAAGGGTTGGACCTGTGACCTTATCCCGAAGGCGCTCATTGTCGCCCGCTTTTTCTCGAAAGACCAAGAGGAGATCGCAACGCTAACCGCGCAGCTGGAAGGCGTGGAGGCGCAGCGAACCGAACTGGAAGAAGAACATGGTGGCGAAGAAGCTGCATTCGCGGAGATCGACAAGATAAACAAGGCGAATGTCACTGCACGGCTGAAAGAGATCAAAGGCGATAAGGACGCTAAAGATGAGGCTGCGATACTCAATGAATGGCTGAAGCTTGCTGAAGAAGAAGCCGGACTCAAAAAACGCCTTAAGGACGCCGAGGCAGCGCTAGACGCCAAGGCGCTTGCGAAATATCCAAAGCTGGCCGAGCCGGAAATTAAAGCTTTGGTCGTTGACGATAAGTGGCTCGCCGCGCTCGACACAGCCATTCACGGCGAAATGGATCGCATCAGTCAGGCTCTCACTCAGCGGATCAAGCAGCTGGCTGAACGCTACGAGACAACTGCGCCCCAATTGATGACCCTGGTTTCTGAATTGGAGGAGAAAGTGAACTGCCATCTGGAAAGGATGGGATTCACATGGAAGTAA
- a CDS encoding nucleotidyl transferase AbiEii/AbiGii toxin family protein — MTEHFVLDHEKITNALSELGSIIGATLQRSVTVRIYGGSALILASNFRRTTFDIDFIGNKIRPVPQLLKDTRRDSPENDFLVAAAEIVGKKFGYKEGWFNYQVARTISGAFDHHDLAHHEPVGRFPETGHGLEVHVPSLDYILAMKLQAQRIKPAEEYKDLRDLICLTRIKGDEIKNPDDLIEIHARFYRPRQRRMDFEDRIEQLWEHHITGKVPVAVRRAGIPAAPRYLGYGRS; from the coding sequence ATGACGGAACATTTTGTTTTAGACCATGAAAAGATTACGAACGCTTTGAGTGAGCTTGGATCAATCATCGGTGCAACGCTTCAGCGTAGCGTGACCGTCAGGATATATGGGGGAAGCGCGCTCATCCTTGCCTCCAATTTTCGCCGCACTACATTCGATATCGATTTTATCGGAAACAAAATCCGGCCTGTCCCGCAGCTATTGAAAGACACAAGAAGAGATAGTCCAGAAAATGATTTTCTGGTCGCCGCTGCTGAAATCGTCGGCAAGAAATTCGGTTACAAGGAAGGGTGGTTCAATTATCAGGTGGCGAGAACGATTAGCGGTGCTTTTGATCATCACGACTTGGCCCACCATGAGCCGGTTGGACGCTTCCCGGAAACGGGGCATGGCCTTGAGGTGCACGTTCCATCCCTCGATTATATTTTGGCCATGAAGCTGCAGGCTCAGCGCATTAAGCCTGCTGAAGAGTATAAAGATTTGAGGGACTTAATATGCTTAACGCGGATCAAGGGGGATGAAATCAAAAACCCCGACGATCTTATCGAAATTCATGCTAGGTTTTACAGACCCCGCCAACGGCGCATGGATTTTGAGGATAGAATTGAACAGCTTTGGGAACATCATATTACGGGAAAGGTCCCTGTGGCTGTCCGACGCGCCGGAATCCCCGCAGCGCCGCGATACCTTGGCTATGGTCGCTCATGA
- a CDS encoding restriction endonuclease subunit S has protein sequence MEVRPGYKQTEVGVIPNDWEPRRIDSVCVLINGRGFKPFEWKTSGLPIIRIQNLNGSDDFNFFDGSYAKKLEIEPGQLLFAWSGSRGTSFGPHIWSGPLGLLNYHTWKINAFESEIDKSFLFHALKQLTTYIEGWAHGASALVHVQKWQMEGFQFPYPPCKQEQEAIAAALSATNGYIESLEKLIAKKRDLQQGAMQELLTGKRRLPSFSRNEGYKQTDIGTIPSDWDVVSLQKCLRRAPKYGINAPATDFDTRYPTYLRITDITEHGKFEHTAKASVAHPMCSSYELEPGDIAVARTGASVGKSYLYNPLDGMLVFAGFLIRLSPNSDCLLPEFLSLYMQSRPYWNWVKENSMRSGQPGINGKEYAALPVPLPPTIGEQAAITEILIDYETQITVLESKLTKILEIKQGMMQELLTGRIRLI, from the coding sequence ATGGAAGTAAGACCTGGATACAAGCAGACCGAAGTCGGTGTTATCCCCAACGATTGGGAACCGCGTCGGATCGATAGCGTTTGCGTACTAATCAATGGCAGGGGCTTCAAGCCTTTCGAATGGAAAACTTCTGGCCTCCCAATCATTCGAATTCAGAATCTGAATGGATCCGATGATTTCAATTTCTTCGACGGATCTTACGCCAAAAAACTCGAGATCGAGCCTGGCCAACTGCTTTTTGCGTGGTCCGGCAGCCGTGGCACCTCCTTCGGACCTCATATTTGGTCCGGTCCTCTCGGATTACTTAATTACCATACGTGGAAAATAAATGCGTTCGAGTCGGAGATCGACAAGAGCTTCCTTTTTCATGCTCTGAAACAGCTCACAACCTACATTGAAGGATGGGCGCACGGAGCATCGGCTCTAGTTCACGTCCAAAAATGGCAGATGGAAGGGTTTCAGTTCCCCTATCCACCATGCAAGCAGGAACAAGAGGCAATCGCTGCGGCCCTAAGCGCGACGAATGGTTATATCGAATCTCTTGAAAAGCTCATCGCGAAAAAGCGCGACCTCCAACAGGGCGCAATGCAGGAGTTGCTGACAGGGAAGAGGCGCTTACCGAGTTTTTCTCGTAATGAAGGCTATAAACAAACGGATATTGGCACGATTCCAAGCGATTGGGACGTGGTTTCGCTCCAGAAATGCCTCCGCAGAGCGCCCAAGTACGGCATAAACGCACCTGCAACTGATTTTGATACTCGATATCCAACGTATCTTCGAATCACCGACATTACGGAGCACGGCAAATTCGAACACACAGCAAAGGCGTCTGTAGCCCATCCAATGTGTAGTTCTTATGAACTTGAGCCCGGTGACATTGCTGTCGCGAGAACCGGCGCGAGTGTCGGCAAATCGTACCTTTACAACCCCCTTGATGGCATGCTCGTTTTTGCGGGATTTCTAATACGGTTAAGCCCAAATAGCGATTGCCTCCTCCCGGAATTCCTGTCGCTTTATATGCAAAGTCGGCCTTACTGGAATTGGGTAAAGGAGAATTCTATGCGTAGTGGGCAGCCAGGAATAAACGGGAAGGAATATGCGGCTTTGCCGGTGCCATTACCGCCAACGATAGGCGAGCAAGCTGCAATCACAGAAATTCTTATCGACTACGAAACTCAAATTACCGTGCTTGAATCGAAACTCACCAAGATCCTCGAGATCAAACAAGGCATGATGCAAGAATTACTGACCGGACGGATTCGACTGATATGA